The following are encoded together in the Daucus carota subsp. sativus chromosome 5, DH1 v3.0, whole genome shotgun sequence genome:
- the LOC108219901 gene encoding uncharacterized protein LOC108219901 gives MQKLGLLRNVLKSGHLIRVGYQNPRISSLLGDSPRAFSTAGGTTTQNSPSLDPFIRNPNTGLMYGTVIGITKHTTKNDILNLLEDCNLTPEDLKVRYTPFFSPIGMLIQFPSMNVFDTAAKTLGRKGRGYRLSMTRPEIWENITSYNGKALLLQDIPRNALQDDIDRFISGCHQDGTSVKLFTRVIEKVPTRMAIVEFPSAILARLAFLTTIRKFCLNNQVLAQVLY, from the exons ATGCAGAAACTAGGTCTGCTCCGAAACGTTCTGAAATCGGGTCATCTCATTCGGGTCGGGTATCAAAACCCACGAATCAGCTCACTCCTTGGCGATTCTCCAAGGGCTTTCTCAACTGCTGGAGGAACCACAACTCAGAACTCTCCTTCACTTGACCCATTTATTCGCAATCCCAATACAG GTTTAATGTATGGCACGGTGATTGGCATTACAAAGCATACGACCAAGAATGATATACTTAATTTGCTAGAGGACTGTAATTTGACTCCTGAAGATCTTAAAGTTCGATACACTCCTTTTTTTTCCCCAATTGGAAT GCTGATCCAGTTTCCTTCTATGAATGTCTTTGATACTGCTGCAAAGACACTTGGTAGGAAGGGTCGCGGGTATAGACTGTCCATG ACAAGACCTGAAATTTGGGAAAACATAACATCTTACAATGGAAAGGCT TTGCTACTCCAAGATATCCCTCGCAACGCACTTCAAGATGATATAGACCGTTTTATCTCAGGTTGTCACCAAGATGGAACCTCTGTGAAATTATTTACCAG GGTAATTGAAAAGGTACCCACTAGAATGGCAATTGTTGAGTTTCCATCAGCAATTTTGGCAAGACTTGCATTCCTTACAACAATTAGAAAATTTTGTCTCAACAATCAAGTTTTGGCCCAGGTTCTTTACTAA
- the LOC108222603 gene encoding pathogenesis-related protein 1: protein MAKMIRALIIFAFLDAFYVDAHKHPKTLKEMYADINNAKPQQYLDAHNAIRLVMGVPPLRWDKSLERRSRKYANSQAHICHLIHSHGPFGENLLWELYDEASPHDIVQKFIDEQANYDLSTGVCNCPPTEPDCMCGHFTQVIWKTTEKVGCADVACKGDLGRLVVCSYDPRGNVVGENPLNPLV from the coding sequence ATGGCGAAGATGATAAGAGCACTTATCATCTTCGCATTTCTTGATGCATTTTACGTGGATGCTCACAAGCATCCTAAAACCCTGAAAGAGATGTATGCAGACATAAATAACGCTAAGCCTCAACAATATCTAGATGCTCATAATGCAATCAGATTAGTAATGGGTGTGCCTCCCTTACGATGGGATAAGTCCCTTGAAAGACGTTCAAGAAAATATGCAAACAGCCAAGCTCATATTTGCCATTTAATACATTCTCATGGTCCCTTTGGAGAAAATCTTTTATGGGAACTATACGATGAAGCTTCACCACATGATATTGTGCAAAAATTTATCGATGAGCAAGCAAATTATGATCTTTCTACAGGTGTTTGCAATTGCCCGCCTACTGAACCCGATTGCATGTGTGGCCATTTTACTCAAGTCATTTGGAAGACTACTGAGAAGGTTGGGTGTGCGGATGTTGCCTGCAAGGGTGATTTGGGAAGACTTGTTGTTTGTTCTTATGATCCACGAGGCAATGTCGTAGGAGAAAACCCTCTTAATCCCCTTGTTTAA